One segment of Nostoc flagelliforme CCNUN1 DNA contains the following:
- a CDS encoding PEP-CTERM sorting domain-containing protein, translated as MKLAKNLGVATVAVAISFTAVGAKSAQAALVNYGFIVNTTSGGNPGQYFGSFQYDDSTLSNTGLETLGVENGLAVAFNYLGNNYTEVDDTDFNNFPLVSFNNGEVLGLSYFVADQFVIGGDLNTPDVGGNNFFVIGQSVNTTQIGTVSYAKVPEPLAVGGTAIAGVMGLWMQRKN; from the coding sequence ATGAAATTAGCCAAAAATCTTGGTGTTGCTACCGTTGCAGTTGCCATATCTTTTACTGCTGTTGGTGCTAAATCGGCGCAAGCCGCCTTGGTTAATTATGGTTTTATCGTGAATACCACATCTGGCGGTAATCCTGGTCAGTATTTCGGCTCTTTTCAATACGATGACTCGACCTTAAGCAATACAGGTCTTGAGACATTGGGAGTGGAGAATGGATTAGCAGTGGCATTCAACTATTTAGGTAATAACTATACAGAGGTAGATGATACTGATTTCAACAATTTTCCTCTAGTCAGCTTCAATAATGGCGAAGTTCTGGGACTAAGCTATTTTGTTGCAGACCAGTTTGTGATCGGAGGTGATCTAAATACTCCAGATGTAGGAGGAAACAACTTTTTTGTGATTGGCCAATCAGTAAATACAACACAGATTGGTACTGTAAGCTACGCTAAAGTACCCGAACCCTTAGCTGTTGGTGGTACGGCTATAGCTGGTGTTATGGGATTGTGGATGCAACGTAAGAACTGA
- a CDS encoding cation diffusion facilitator family transporter — MVSLQWCGCADDSVKAVNNYQKAKTLWITVGLLAIFFVAEWSVGLWSQSLSLQADAGHILSDITALAISLLASFLAQQPAKKKATFGHQRIEVLAALLNGLGLLAIATFIILEAIQRWQHPAAILGIPMLAIAVLGLIVNLLNITLLHPHTHDDLNLRGALLHVIADTVSSIGVIIAALVVHLWDWWWADVAISIVVATFTGLSALPLVQESLKIFLEYAPESIDPVEVEISLKSFPGVVQVEKLHIWAISLDKVMLCANLTVECTTIQERDRLLNKLKTHIHKTFNIAEITLQLTSSQKPSALQIHPLFNQDLVFMLSTRKTN; from the coding sequence ATGGTTTCACTTCAATGGTGTGGATGTGCAGATGATTCTGTAAAAGCAGTTAATAATTACCAGAAAGCAAAAACTTTGTGGATAACAGTAGGTTTACTTGCTATTTTTTTTGTTGCTGAGTGGAGTGTAGGCTTATGGAGCCAAAGTTTATCTTTACAGGCGGATGCAGGACACATCTTATCGGATATCACAGCCTTGGCAATATCACTACTTGCTAGTTTTCTGGCACAGCAACCAGCTAAGAAAAAAGCAACATTTGGACATCAACGGATCGAAGTTTTAGCCGCGTTGTTAAATGGATTAGGTTTGCTTGCGATCGCTACTTTTATCATATTGGAAGCTATTCAACGCTGGCAACATCCAGCAGCAATTTTAGGCATACCAATGTTAGCAATTGCGGTATTAGGTTTAATCGTCAATCTGCTCAATATTACTTTGCTTCATCCCCACACTCACGACGACTTAAACCTGCGGGGAGCTTTGCTTCATGTCATCGCCGATACTGTTAGTTCTATTGGCGTGATTATAGCTGCTTTAGTAGTTCATCTTTGGGATTGGTGGTGGGCAGATGTTGCTATTAGTATAGTCGTTGCAACCTTTACGGGTTTGAGTGCTTTACCTTTAGTGCAAGAAAGCTTAAAGATTTTTTTGGAGTATGCACCCGAATCAATAGACCCCGTTGAGGTAGAAATATCTCTCAAATCTTTTCCTGGTGTTGTTCAAGTAGAAAAACTTCACATCTGGGCAATTAGCTTAGATAAGGTAATGCTTTGTGCCAATTTGACAGTTGAATGTACAACTATTCAGGAACGCGATCGCTTACTCAATAAATTGAAAACTCACATCCACAAAACTTTTAATATTGCTGAGATAACTTTGCAGCTAACTAGCTCTCAAAAACCTTCAGCGTTGCAAATTCATCCTTTATTTAACCAAGATTTAGTTTTCATGTTGTCTACAAGGAAAACCAATTAA